Proteins found in one Drosophila busckii strain San Diego stock center, stock number 13000-0081.31 chromosome 2R, ASM1175060v1, whole genome shotgun sequence genomic segment:
- the LOC117134698 gene encoding uncharacterized protein LOC117134698: protein MLLELSPTTARPKPYSKLDERSAKSSGGSEARRGVDTPATTTKQSKRCRARQESSSTAARPKSKSGVNECSPRRHSGGEARRRTETPVIVANTARDWLCHRGCKRKTTRQGRGSAEGAKTSDKAGHG, encoded by the coding sequence ATGTTGTTGGAGCTAAGCCCCACGACAGCGCGGCCGAAACCCTACTCCAAGCTTGACGAACGTTCAGCGAAGAGCAGTGGCGGAAGCGAAGCGCGTCGCGGGGTGGATACCCCAGCAACCACGACGAAACAGAGTAAACGGTGTAGAGCGAGGCAGGAGTCAAGCTCAACGGCAGCGCGGCCAAAATCAAAATCCGGAGTGAACGAATGTTCACCACGGAGGCATAGTGGAGGCGAAGCGCGTCGTCGGACGGAAACTCCTGTCATCGTGGCAAATACAGCCAGGGATTGGCTGTGTCACCGCGGCTGCAAAAGAAAGACGACGCGCCAAGGAAGAGGAAGTGCAGAAGGAGCAAAAACGTCAGACAAAGCAGGACACGGCTGA